One Cohnella candidum genomic region harbors:
- a CDS encoding glycerophosphodiester phosphodiesterase, producing the protein MPLTEVERMKQHPCVAHRGFSGKAPENTMAAFRMALAMPEVQWMELDVHLSRDQIPVVIHDATLKRTTNAQGRVSHYTAAQLAALDAGSWFNPSYSKEGVPTLDQVLALSAGRCRLNVEIKAEDAHPPLAARRVLDAIMVRKMEHDVVITSFNPAILIAVRELTNIVPTGLIINDQPPGLIANVRSLGCTFLSIGFRHLTLPLLQQAEQAGVTVMAWTVDQAADLKKLVNRPEPIMICTNFPDRWLQAIRN; encoded by the coding sequence ATGCCGTTGACGGAAGTGGAGCGCATGAAGCAGCACCCTTGCGTGGCGCACAGGGGATTTTCCGGCAAAGCCCCGGAAAACACGATGGCCGCATTCCGGATGGCTTTGGCGATGCCCGAAGTGCAATGGATGGAGCTGGACGTTCACCTGTCCAGAGACCAAATACCGGTCGTCATCCACGATGCGACGCTGAAGAGGACGACGAACGCGCAAGGACGGGTTTCCCACTACACCGCCGCCCAATTGGCCGCGCTCGACGCGGGCAGCTGGTTCAATCCCTCCTACTCCAAGGAAGGCGTGCCAACATTGGACCAGGTGCTGGCCCTGTCCGCGGGCCGCTGCCGTCTCAACGTCGAAATCAAAGCCGAGGATGCTCATCCGCCGCTGGCCGCGCGTAGGGTTCTCGATGCCATTATGGTCCGCAAAATGGAGCATGACGTCGTGATCACTTCGTTCAACCCCGCCATTTTGATTGCGGTGCGCGAATTGACGAATATCGTGCCGACCGGGTTGATCATCAATGATCAGCCGCCGGGCCTGATCGCGAACGTCCGGTCGCTCGGCTGTACGTTCCTGTCCATCGGGTTCCGCCATCTTACCCTTCCGCTGCTGCAGCAAGCGGAGCAGGCGGGCGTCACCGTGATGGCCTGGACCGTGGACCAAGCCGCCGATTTGAAAAAGCTGGTCAACCGGCCGGAGCCTATCATGATTTGCACGAACTTTCCGGACCGCTGGCTGCAAGCCATTCGCAACTAG
- a CDS encoding fumarylacetoacetate hydrolase family protein — MEIRNVFCVGRNYRLHAAELGNDVPTSPMLFMKPSHAAVTVTDGVLLVPGNRGAVHYETELVVRVGRPYEPGIAPDELFSHLTVGLDLTLREVQDGLKAKGHPWLAAKGFRNSAPLGTWIGFPGETVLADTDFGLNFNAKEVQRGNVKDMVFGLRELAEFTGQAYGLGPGDVLFTGTPAGVGSLSEGDELEWWFGDRTLGSAKVAMEGK; from the coding sequence ATGGAAATTCGCAACGTATTTTGCGTGGGGCGGAATTACCGCCTGCATGCGGCGGAGCTCGGCAACGACGTGCCGACTTCGCCGATGCTGTTCATGAAGCCGTCGCATGCGGCCGTTACGGTGACGGACGGCGTGCTTCTCGTTCCCGGCAACCGGGGAGCGGTCCATTACGAAACGGAGCTCGTCGTCCGCGTCGGCCGGCCTTACGAGCCGGGAATCGCGCCGGACGAGCTGTTCTCGCATCTCACGGTCGGGCTCGACCTCACGCTCCGCGAGGTGCAGGACGGCCTGAAAGCGAAAGGGCACCCATGGCTCGCGGCCAAAGGCTTCCGGAATTCGGCGCCGCTTGGAACGTGGATCGGGTTTCCCGGCGAGACTGTGCTTGCGGATACCGACTTCGGATTAAATTTTAACGCGAAGGAAGTTCAGCGGGGCAACGTGAAAGACATGGTGTTCGGGCTTCGGGAACTTGCCGAATTTACGGGACAAGCCTACGGGCTTGGTCCCGGAGACGTTTTGTTCACCGGGACGCCGGCAGGTGTAGGCTCGCTGTCCGAAGGGGACGAACTGGAATGGTGGTTCGGGGATCGGACGCTCGGAAGCGCGAAAGTCGCGATGGAAGGCAAATGA
- a CDS encoding HD domain-containing phosphohydrolase encodes MFKKELSSEDLLKIIFEYTAKIASETELKRVLVLMANMGREMILSDRCTVWLIDEVRNELYTTVAHGVNEIRIPFGTGLVGSAITTGESIIIKDAYNDPRHNADNDRKTGYHTKSIITVPFRNNDGEIIGAYQAINKLTEVDYFTERDLELLSLAASYAGKSLESVMLHQEIVDTQREIISTMGEIGEIRSKETGNHVKRVAEYSYVLALALGMDVAEAEVLRTVSPMHDIGKVAIPDAVLNKPGKLTDEEYDIIKSHTKIGHQLLKGSKRKLLSAAAIVAEQHHEKWDGKGYPNGMKGEDIHIYGRITAVADVFDALSAERVYKAAWPIEKIEALFREERGRHFDPDVVDAFFRELPALLEIRSKLTDVE; translated from the coding sequence GTGTTTAAAAAAGAACTGTCATCCGAGGATCTGCTGAAAATCATCTTCGAATATACGGCGAAAATCGCCAGCGAAACGGAATTGAAAAGGGTTCTGGTACTCATGGCGAACATGGGCCGGGAAATGATCCTCTCGGATCGTTGCACCGTATGGCTCATCGACGAAGTTCGCAACGAATTGTACACCACCGTCGCGCACGGGGTGAACGAAATCCGGATCCCCTTCGGTACCGGGCTGGTCGGATCTGCGATCACGACCGGGGAATCCATCATCATCAAGGACGCCTATAACGATCCCAGGCATAATGCGGACAACGACCGCAAAACCGGGTATCATACGAAATCGATCATCACCGTTCCGTTCCGCAACAACGACGGCGAAATCATCGGAGCCTACCAAGCGATCAACAAGCTGACCGAAGTCGACTACTTCACCGAGCGGGACCTCGAGCTGCTTTCGCTCGCGGCATCCTACGCCGGCAAGTCGCTCGAATCCGTCATGCTCCACCAGGAGATCGTAGACACCCAGCGAGAGATCATCTCCACCATGGGTGAAATCGGCGAGATCCGTTCCAAAGAGACGGGCAACCACGTCAAGCGCGTGGCGGAATACTCCTACGTGCTGGCGCTGGCCCTCGGCATGGATGTTGCGGAGGCGGAAGTGCTCCGGACGGTCTCTCCGATGCACGACATCGGCAAGGTCGCCATTCCCGACGCCGTTCTGAACAAGCCCGGCAAGCTGACCGACGAGGAATACGACATCATCAAGTCCCATACCAAAATCGGGCACCAGCTGCTGAAGGGATCGAAACGGAAACTCCTGAGCGCGGCGGCGATCGTGGCGGAACAACATCACGAAAAATGGGACGGAAAAGGGTACCCGAACGGCATGAAAGGTGAGGATATCCACATTTACGGCCGGATCACGGCAGTCGCCGACGTGTTCGACGCGCTAAGTGCGGAAAGGGTCTACAAGGCGGCATGGCCGATCGAAAAGATCGAAGCCTTGTTCCGGGAAGAACGGGGCCGTCATTTCGACCCCGACGTCGTGGACGCCTTCTTCCGCGAGCTGCCCGCGCTTCTCGAGATCCGAAGCAAGCTGACGGACGTGGAATAA
- a CDS encoding extracellular solute-binding protein: MNRKLALVISSVLALSTVLAACGGSNDKASQSPSASAPAASSASASPSESEPAKVEKFDISLRHIQVGQAQQFRKAILDEVVKRSEAEVPGANYEYDAVEDSVNRWTKLPAEMAAGNPPKIFDLFGGPGDGQKYAKAGKLLDVTPILDELGIKDKFTDVSTFVVDGKIYGLPIGASSEGLFYNTEIFSKYGINPPKTLDELEAAAETLKKNGITPFAMGSSAAWVPLMMVNTMMARYAGPDIQAGLGNGTHKWNEPEVVAAFAKYADWEKKGYFTKGELGIDYAGQTDQFITGKAGMLFDGTWRASSFKADGDAIGKALAGKVGYVAFPSVPNGKGDQTAVNYNQNNGYGFSADLNDNERAAVKAFIKNMYTDEFQIRGFKEDGVLPSMKVPADQLTSDDPVISKILDANKAATTVFPHFDSLVVSKVNGEVEKQIQLLIAGKATAQEVTDAIQKVSDAERAAAQ; encoded by the coding sequence ATGAATAGAAAACTGGCATTGGTCATCTCGTCCGTGCTCGCCTTGTCGACCGTACTGGCGGCCTGCGGAGGCAGCAACGACAAAGCATCGCAGAGCCCGTCGGCTTCGGCACCGGCAGCATCGAGCGCAAGCGCTTCTCCGAGCGAGTCCGAGCCGGCGAAAGTCGAGAAATTCGACATATCCCTTCGTCACATCCAAGTCGGCCAAGCGCAGCAATTCCGCAAAGCCATCCTGGACGAAGTCGTGAAGCGGTCGGAAGCCGAAGTTCCGGGCGCTAACTATGAATACGACGCCGTAGAAGACTCCGTTAACCGCTGGACGAAGCTGCCGGCGGAAATGGCCGCAGGCAATCCTCCGAAAATTTTCGACTTGTTCGGCGGTCCGGGCGACGGCCAGAAATACGCGAAAGCCGGCAAGCTGCTGGACGTAACCCCGATCCTTGACGAGCTGGGCATCAAGGACAAATTCACGGACGTCTCCACCTTCGTGGTCGACGGCAAAATCTACGGACTCCCGATCGGCGCAAGCTCCGAAGGCCTGTTCTACAACACCGAAATTTTCTCGAAGTACGGCATCAATCCTCCGAAAACGCTCGATGAGCTCGAAGCAGCCGCCGAAACGCTCAAGAAAAACGGCATCACGCCGTTCGCGATGGGTTCCTCGGCCGCATGGGTTCCGCTCATGATGGTGAACACGATGATGGCCCGTTACGCAGGTCCGGACATCCAAGCCGGCCTGGGCAACGGCACGCACAAATGGAATGAGCCGGAAGTCGTGGCCGCGTTCGCCAAGTACGCCGATTGGGAGAAGAAAGGTTACTTCACCAAAGGCGAGCTGGGCATCGACTACGCCGGCCAAACCGACCAATTCATCACCGGCAAAGCCGGCATGCTCTTCGACGGAACGTGGCGCGCATCCTCCTTCAAGGCGGACGGCGACGCGATCGGCAAAGCGCTGGCGGGCAAAGTCGGATACGTCGCATTTCCGTCGGTTCCGAACGGCAAAGGCGACCAAACGGCCGTCAACTACAACCAAAACAACGGCTACGGCTTCTCGGCCGACTTGAACGACAATGAGCGCGCCGCCGTCAAAGCCTTCATTAAAAACATGTACACGGACGAATTCCAAATCCGCGGCTTCAAGGAAGACGGCGTGCTGCCTTCCATGAAAGTGCCGGCCGACCAACTGACGAGCGACGATCCGGTCATTTCCAAAATCCTGGACGCCAACAAAGCGGCGACGACCGTGTTCCCTCACTTCGACTCCCTGGTCGTCTCCAAAGTCAACGGCGAAGTCGAAAAACAAATCCAGCTGCTGATCGCCGGCAAAGCCACCGCTCAAGAAGTGACGGACGCCATCCAAAAAGTGTCCGACGCCGAAAGAGCAGCCGCACAATAA
- a CDS encoding carbohydrate ABC transporter permease: MKNTLKNPVVYWAFVLPSLALYFLFFIYTLLTSIGYGFTDWNALEPAHYTGFANFKQAFDDSDFWVAVKNNMFFLLFSVVLQVPLIVFFSLLISGVKRLQGLYKTTVFMPSILSTSIIGILWGFLYHPTDGLFNKVLGLFGIEPVSWLGDTKWAMFSILVTNAWQWMGFYIVLILAAILSLPKEINEAAAIDGATGYQRATRITVPLIMPIISVVIMLSIAGAMRVVDIVLVMTNGGPAGATEVMASYMVNQGTRYGEYGYAMALSILIFAIALVLTAVYQFTIAKRQEGIEY; this comes from the coding sequence ATGAAAAACACATTAAAAAATCCCGTAGTTTATTGGGCGTTCGTGCTGCCGAGCCTGGCGCTGTATTTCCTTTTCTTCATCTATACCTTGCTCACTTCGATCGGTTACGGCTTCACCGACTGGAACGCGCTAGAACCGGCCCATTACACCGGTTTCGCCAACTTCAAGCAGGCGTTCGACGACTCGGATTTCTGGGTCGCGGTCAAAAACAACATGTTCTTCCTGCTGTTTTCGGTCGTCCTCCAAGTTCCTCTGATCGTCTTTTTCTCGCTTCTCATCAGCGGAGTTAAAAGATTGCAAGGCCTGTACAAAACGACGGTGTTCATGCCGTCCATTCTATCGACTTCGATCATCGGCATACTGTGGGGCTTCCTGTATCACCCGACGGACGGCTTGTTCAACAAGGTGCTCGGCTTGTTCGGCATCGAGCCGGTCAGTTGGCTCGGCGATACGAAATGGGCCATGTTCTCGATTTTGGTCACGAACGCCTGGCAGTGGATGGGCTTCTACATCGTCCTCATCCTGGCGGCCATTTTGTCCCTTCCCAAGGAAATCAACGAGGCGGCGGCGATCGACGGGGCGACGGGCTATCAGCGCGCGACCCGCATTACCGTTCCTCTCATCATGCCGATCATCTCCGTGGTCATCATGCTCTCGATCGCGGGAGCGATGCGGGTCGTCGATATCGTGCTTGTCATGACGAACGGCGGACCGGCGGGCGCGACGGAGGTCATGGCATCTTATATGGTGAATCAAGGAACGAGGTACGGCGAATACGGCTACGCCATGGCGCTGTCCATCCTGATTTTCGCGATCGCGCTCGTGCTCACGGCCGTCTACCAATTCACGATCGCCAAAAGACAGGAGGGGATCGAATACTGA
- a CDS encoding carbohydrate ABC transporter permease yields MPAAIRKTIPHVVLLLYVAVILIPFAIVVFSSLKESNAEVASHPLGFPKELFFDNYVKAWKQAKINVYFFNSLYISLSAAAAGVLLASATAFALTRMKFLRTSKWIYQFVLIGMLIPGNVLFISQYILIQKMGILNTHMALLLPYTAGAIPFSILLISAFMRSVPAELEEAAIVDGLSSQGLFFRIILPLTVPALVTVFIINYLGNWNEYLLSNFFISTDSLKTLPTGMVGFRDAYQTNYPLICTGIVFSVLPVVVLYAFLQKKIIEGLTAGSVKG; encoded by the coding sequence ATGCCGGCAGCCATTCGAAAAACGATACCCCATGTCGTCCTGTTGCTTTACGTGGCGGTCATCCTGATCCCTTTTGCCATCGTCGTTTTTTCTTCCCTGAAGGAATCCAACGCGGAGGTCGCGTCCCATCCGCTCGGGTTTCCGAAGGAACTGTTCTTCGACAATTACGTGAAGGCTTGGAAACAAGCCAAGATCAACGTCTATTTCTTCAACAGCCTTTACATTTCATTGTCCGCGGCGGCGGCGGGCGTGCTGCTTGCCTCGGCGACCGCCTTCGCGCTCACAAGAATGAAATTCCTGCGCACGAGCAAATGGATTTACCAATTCGTGCTGATCGGGATGCTCATTCCCGGCAACGTGCTGTTTATCTCGCAATATATCCTGATTCAGAAAATGGGGATCCTGAACACCCACATGGCTTTGCTGCTGCCCTACACGGCCGGCGCCATTCCGTTCAGCATCCTGCTGATCTCCGCTTTCATGCGGTCGGTTCCGGCGGAACTCGAGGAGGCGGCGATCGTGGACGGACTCAGCTCGCAGGGGCTGTTCTTCCGCATCATCCTGCCGCTGACGGTTCCGGCGCTGGTGACGGTGTTCATCATCAACTATTTGGGTAACTGGAACGAGTACCTGCTGTCCAATTTCTTCATCAGCACGGACAGCCTGAAGACGCTCCCGACCGGCATGGTCGGCTTCCGGGACGCGTACCAGACCAACTATCCGCTCATTTGCACGGGCATCGTGTTTTCCGTGCTGCCGGTCGTGGTCCTGTACGCCTTCCTGCAGAAGAAAATCATCGAAGGTTTAACCGCAGGCAGCGTCAAAGGATAA
- a CDS encoding TrkH family potassium uptake protein produces the protein MRKRTLITRGSPQQVLVFGFALLVAVGTLLLCLPISIAEGHTLSFHNALFTATSAASVTGLVVVDTGTTFSYFGQAVLLLLIQAGGIGFMTLTTMIALMIGKKISFRERLVLKESLNQNSTEGIVRLIRKVILYSLVIEAAGTVLLALHWMEEMPPGKALYHGLFHAVSIFNNSGFDIIGGFAPYVGDFYFNVVSIVLIFLGSVGFIVLSDLIDYPKNRKLSLHSKVVLSFSGVLIAVGAVIIFIFEFTNAASTGALTVAEKLLSSLFQSTSLRSSGTSTLDIQSLRQATQFFMVIMMFIGASPGSTGGGIKVTTFAIMTAAFVTMVRGKQDVDLFRSRISKDLVYKAITVMFVGLFIVVSATIILSFSENQPFLTVLYETTSAFGTVGFSAGLTSQLTVFGKTVMILLMFAGRLGPFTIALALQSKAKKDLYRYPEGKIILG, from the coding sequence TTGCGCAAACGCACTTTGATCACGCGGGGGTCTCCCCAGCAAGTGCTCGTCTTCGGCTTCGCCCTGCTGGTCGCCGTCGGCACGCTGCTGCTTTGCCTCCCGATATCTATCGCGGAAGGGCACACCTTAAGCTTCCACAACGCGTTGTTCACCGCCACCTCGGCCGCGAGCGTCACCGGGCTTGTCGTCGTCGATACCGGCACCACGTTCTCCTATTTCGGACAAGCCGTCCTACTCCTGCTGATCCAAGCCGGAGGCATCGGCTTCATGACGTTGACGACCATGATCGCGCTGATGATCGGTAAAAAGATCTCGTTCCGAGAGCGGCTCGTCCTGAAGGAATCCCTCAACCAGAACAGTACGGAAGGCATCGTGCGGCTGATCCGCAAGGTCATTCTGTACTCATTGGTCATCGAAGCCGCGGGCACGGTGCTGCTCGCGCTCCACTGGATGGAGGAAATGCCGCCCGGAAAGGCGTTGTACCACGGGCTGTTCCATGCCGTCTCCATCTTCAACAATTCCGGGTTCGACATCATCGGAGGCTTCGCTCCGTACGTCGGGGATTTCTACTTCAACGTCGTCTCCATTGTCCTGATCTTTCTGGGCAGCGTAGGGTTCATCGTGCTTTCCGATCTGATCGATTATCCGAAAAATCGCAAGCTGAGCTTGCACAGCAAGGTCGTGTTGTCGTTTTCCGGCGTGCTGATCGCCGTCGGCGCCGTCATCATTTTCATCTTTGAATTCACGAACGCCGCTTCGACCGGAGCGCTGACCGTCGCGGAGAAGCTGCTCTCTTCCCTGTTCCAATCCACAAGCCTCCGCTCGTCGGGTACGAGCACGCTCGATATCCAGTCGCTGAGGCAAGCGACGCAGTTTTTCATGGTCATCATGATGTTCATCGGCGCTTCGCCGGGCTCGACCGGCGGCGGCATTAAGGTGACGACGTTCGCGATCATGACCGCCGCGTTCGTTACGATGGTCCGCGGCAAACAGGACGTCGATCTGTTCCGCAGCCGGATCTCCAAGGATCTCGTCTACAAGGCGATCACCGTCATGTTCGTCGGCTTGTTCATCGTCGTGAGCGCCACCATTATTTTGTCCTTTTCGGAAAATCAGCCCTTCCTCACCGTGTTGTACGAGACGACTTCGGCGTTCGGGACCGTCGGCTTCAGCGCCGGTTTGACTTCGCAGCTGACCGTCTTCGGCAAGACGGTCATGATCCTCCTCATGTTCGCCGGGCGCCTCGGTCCGTTCACGATCGCGCTGGCGCTGCAGTCTAAAGCCAAAAAAGATCTGTACCGATACCCCGAAGGCAAAATCATACTCGGTTAA
- a CDS encoding DNA-deoxyinosine glycosylase, which yields MIVHSFPPVADSRSKLLILGSMPGTASLRAGQYYWNPRNHMWAILYTLFGDGVPEPEYDSRIAFALRNRIALWDSIAACEREGSLDADIKDAVPNDIPGLLRQYPQIGAIVCNGNKSFAELQKHHGASPEVAERQVLKLPSTSPVPTPRYRGFPDKLEAWRVIKDLL from the coding sequence GTGATCGTACATTCTTTTCCGCCTGTCGCAGACAGCCGTTCGAAGCTGCTCATTCTCGGAAGCATGCCGGGTACCGCATCCCTTCGAGCCGGCCAATATTATTGGAATCCCCGCAACCATATGTGGGCCATCCTGTACACGCTGTTCGGTGACGGTGTACCGGAACCCGAGTATGATTCCCGCATCGCTTTCGCGCTGCGGAACCGGATCGCGCTATGGGACTCCATCGCGGCATGCGAACGGGAGGGCAGCCTCGATGCGGACATCAAGGACGCGGTCCCGAACGACATTCCGGGCTTGCTTCGCCAATACCCGCAAATCGGCGCGATCGTCTGCAACGGGAACAAATCGTTCGCCGAGCTGCAGAAGCATCACGGCGCCTCTCCGGAGGTCGCCGAACGGCAGGTGCTCAAGCTGCCGTCCACCAGTCCCGTTCCTACGCCCCGGTATCGGGGATTCCCGGACAAGCTGGAGGCTTGGCGAGTGATCAAGGATTTGCTGTAG
- the pepF gene encoding oligoendopeptidase F → MTQVLKRSEVPKESVWRLEDLFPNQAAWNDEYAKVKKLIGDAAEFQGKLKDAATIARCFALEDEISLHTERLYVYANMHHHEDTAEPEFQALSEKSKKLSVEVGEALSFITPEILSLSEDALRGLIADSSLAKYKRTLEEMLRQKPHVLSKNEESLLAQVGNVSQAPGTIFNMMNNADMKFPKIKNDKGEEADLTHGSYIQFLESRNPEVRRNAFKAVYETYGKWKNTLASTLSANVTKNVFYAKARKYPSALEASLYGDNIPKSVYENLISTIHENLPLMHRYMALRKKLLKVEELHMYDLFTPLVEEFDMDITYDEAKKTVYDSLSPLGEDYRKALKEGFENHWIDVYENEGKRSGAYSWGAYGTHPYVLLNHKDNLNSMFTLTHEMGHALHSYYSDENNEYRDAQYTIFLAEVASTLNEALLMHYLLEKSTDPKEKMYLLTYYADQFRTTVFRQTMFAEFEKIIHEKAEQGEALTPQELSKIYYDLNVKYYGNEMVVDKDIEMEWARIPHFYNSFYVYKYATGFSAATSFAKQIIDEGAPAVDRYLGFLKSGGSDFSINILKKAGVDMSSPEPIRQAMSVFEGLIEQMEQMTASK, encoded by the coding sequence ATGACCCAAGTGCTGAAAAGAAGCGAAGTGCCGAAAGAATCGGTATGGCGGCTCGAAGACCTTTTCCCGAACCAAGCCGCATGGAACGACGAATACGCCAAGGTGAAGAAACTCATCGGAGACGCCGCCGAATTCCAAGGCAAGCTGAAAGACGCGGCCACGATCGCCCGCTGCTTCGCGCTGGAAGACGAAATCTCCCTCCACACGGAGCGCCTGTACGTCTACGCGAACATGCACCATCACGAGGACACGGCGGAGCCGGAGTTCCAGGCGCTGTCGGAGAAATCCAAAAAACTGAGCGTCGAAGTCGGCGAAGCCTTGTCATTCATCACGCCGGAAATTTTGAGCCTATCCGAAGACGCGCTCCGCGGCCTCATCGCCGATTCCTCCCTCGCCAAATACAAGCGGACGCTGGAAGAGATGCTCCGCCAGAAGCCGCACGTCCTGTCCAAAAACGAAGAATCGCTGCTGGCCCAGGTCGGCAACGTTTCGCAGGCGCCCGGCACGATTTTCAACATGATGAACAATGCCGACATGAAATTCCCGAAGATCAAAAACGACAAAGGCGAAGAAGCCGATCTGACCCATGGCAGCTATATCCAGTTCCTGGAGAGCCGCAATCCGGAGGTTCGCCGCAACGCGTTCAAGGCCGTATACGAAACGTACGGCAAGTGGAAGAACACGCTGGCGTCCACGCTGAGCGCGAACGTGACGAAGAACGTGTTCTACGCCAAAGCCCGCAAATACCCGTCGGCGCTCGAAGCGTCGCTCTACGGAGACAACATTCCGAAGTCGGTGTACGAGAACCTGATCTCCACGATCCACGAAAACTTGCCGCTCATGCACCGTTACATGGCGCTTCGCAAAAAGCTGCTCAAGGTCGAAGAGCTGCACATGTACGACCTGTTCACGCCGCTCGTCGAGGAATTCGACATGGACATCACGTACGACGAAGCCAAGAAGACGGTGTACGACAGCCTCTCCCCTCTCGGCGAAGATTACCGCAAAGCGCTGAAGGAAGGCTTCGAAAACCATTGGATCGACGTTTACGAGAACGAAGGCAAACGCAGCGGCGCATACAGCTGGGGCGCGTACGGCACGCATCCATACGTCCTGCTGAACCACAAGGACAACCTGAACAGCATGTTCACGCTCACGCACGAAATGGGCCATGCGCTGCATTCCTACTACTCCGACGAGAATAACGAATACCGCGACGCGCAGTACACGATTTTCCTCGCGGAGGTCGCCTCCACGCTGAACGAGGCGCTGCTCATGCATTACCTGCTGGAGAAATCCACGGATCCGAAGGAAAAAATGTACCTGCTCACCTACTACGCGGACCAGTTCCGCACGACCGTCTTCCGCCAGACGATGTTCGCGGAATTCGAGAAGATCATCCACGAGAAAGCGGAGCAAGGCGAAGCCCTGACCCCTCAGGAGCTGTCGAAGATTTATTACGACCTGAACGTCAAATATTACGGCAACGAAATGGTCGTGGACAAAGACATCGAGATGGAATGGGCGCGGATCCCGCATTTCTACAACAGCTTCTATGTCTACAAGTACGCGACCGGCTTTTCCGCGGCCACCAGCTTCGCCAAGCAGATCATCGACGAAGGCGCGCCGGCGGTCGACCGTTATCTCGGGTTCCTCAAAAGCGGCGGCAGCGACTTCTCCATTAACATCCTCAAAAAAGCCGGCGTCGACATGTCCTCCCCTGAGCCGATCCGCCAGGCGATGAGCGTGTTCGAAGGGCTGATCGAGCAAATGGAGCAAATGACGGCAAGCAAGTAA
- a CDS encoding DUF3810 domain-containing protein: MDSSTLIFIISAFALGVILILSRNKIPASLRRGMAIASILLILFAFFLIVYSFFTAGT, encoded by the coding sequence ATGGACAGTTCAACGCTCATTTTCATCATTTCAGCGTTCGCGCTCGGGGTCATTCTGATCCTCAGCCGCAACAAAATCCCGGCATCGCTGAGGCGCGGCATGGCCATCGCCTCGATCCTGCTGATCCTATTTGCTTTTTTCCTTATCGTTTACAGCTTCTTTACGGCCGGAACGTAA
- a CDS encoding methyltransferase domain-containing protein produces the protein MSKEVRKEQAGKPQAYPQTGVAHTCRSYREYMDMFALDEELLRRGPVLDVAGGASSFTAQLRDMGITAVAADPLYGKPAEAVLSESRKEIEVSSAKIAAAAASYDWSYYGSPERHRRLREASFERFAADFVREDAAERYVAASLPKLPFADGTFALAVCSHFLFLYADQFGETFHRDALSELLRVVRPGGEIRVYPLVSLKWETSPFLPAVVKDLEAVADVRTVPSKLPFTPVASEVLAAVRKR, from the coding sequence ATGAGCAAAGAAGTAAGGAAAGAACAAGCGGGCAAGCCGCAGGCGTATCCACAGACGGGCGTCGCCCACACCTGCAGGTCGTATCGGGAATACATGGACATGTTCGCACTAGATGAGGAGCTTCTGCGAAGAGGCCCCGTGCTGGATGTGGCGGGAGGGGCTTCGTCGTTCACGGCGCAGCTTCGGGATATGGGCATAACCGCCGTCGCCGCGGATCCGCTGTACGGCAAGCCGGCGGAAGCCGTCCTGTCTGAGTCGCGCAAGGAAATCGAAGTGTCGTCGGCCAAGATCGCCGCCGCAGCAGCCTCGTACGATTGGAGCTATTACGGTTCGCCGGAGCGGCACCGCCGGCTGAGGGAAGCCTCCTTCGAGCGCTTCGCCGCCGATTTCGTCCGGGAGGATGCCGCCGAGCGTTACGTGGCTGCGTCCTTGCCGAAGCTGCCGTTCGCGGACGGTACTTTCGCTTTGGCCGTGTGCAGTCACTTCCTATTTTTATATGCGGATCAATTCGGCGAAACGTTCCATCGCGATGCGTTGTCCGAACTGCTCCGGGTCGTACGGCCGGGCGGCGAGATCCGGGTGTATCCGCTCGTGTCGCTGAAATGGGAAACCAGCCCATTCCTGCCGGCCGTCGTGAAGGATCTGGAGGCGGTTGCAGACGTTCGGACAGTGCCGTCGAAGCTGCCGTTCACCCCCGTCGCGAGCGAGGTGCTGGCGGCGGTGCGAAAGCGCTGA
- a CDS encoding cold shock domain-containing protein — protein sequence MRGTVKWFNAEKGYGFISVENGNDVFVHFSAIQGDGFKTLEEGQAVEFEITQGNRGPQASNVVKL from the coding sequence TTGAGAGGAACAGTTAAGTGGTTTAACGCAGAGAAAGGCTACGGCTTCATCTCCGTAGAGAACGGCAACGACGTATTCGTTCACTTCTCTGCCATCCAAGGCGACGGCTTCAAAACCTTGGAAGAAGGCCAAGCGGTTGAATTCGAAATCACGCAAGGCAACCGTGGTCCGCAAGCATCCAACGTGGTGAAACTGTAA